GACCGTGCGCCGGGACGACCGTGGACGGGATAGGATGGGGCGACTTCTGACCTGTCGGAGCGGGCCCGGCGCCATCCGGCTCAGAGAGCCCGCGAACCCGGAACACCTATCCGAATATCTCCCGTGGACGGGATGGCGACCGGCGCGTTCAGCGTCACGCGCAGCGCCTTGGCGAACCCTTCGACGTCGTCGGTCCGGAAAAAGCCGTCCAGCCGTTCCTTGGCCAGCGCGGGATCGTCGAGGATCAATTGCCGGTCATTGTAGCGGTTGAACTCGCTGATCGCGGCCGCCACGGTTTCGCCCCGAAGATCGATGCGGCCATCGCGCCAGGCCAGCACATGATCCACCGATCCCTCCGCATCGCGCTGGACCTGCGCGCTATCGGACAGGAATATCCGTTCGCCCGCCGACAGACGCACGCTGGCGGTGTCCTTGCCTTCGGTCCAGGCCTTCACCGTGCCTTCGGTGACGACGATGTCCGCCCCCTGTTCGCGACGCCGCACCGAAAATGCGGTGCCCACGGCCATGACGCGAACCGATCCCGCCTCCACGAGAAACGGGCGATGCGGATCGCGGGATACCTGGAACCACGCCTCGCCGCGCTTCAGGGTCACATCGCGGCTTTGCTCGGCGAAGGCGAT
This DNA window, taken from Sphingomonas sp. AP4-R1, encodes the following:
- a CDS encoding FecR domain-containing protein, which encodes MPSASGNEIDDIATNWIVRMDGAGWSFDDEQELDAWLKQDRRHRGAFLHAQALWLALDDKIEDEAAPVKEEINPLRRRLLMGGGAALAASFVGGVALWTKARTIKTEVGEIRRLPLPDGSVAAINTASEMKIAFAEQSRDVTLKRGEAWFQVSRDPHRPFLVEAGSVRVMAVGTAFSVRRREQGADIVVTEGTVKAWTEGKDTASVRLSAGERIFLSDSAQVQRDAEGSVDHVLAWRDGRIDLRGETVAAAISEFNRYNDRQLILDDPALAKERLDGFFRTDDVEGFAKALRVTLNAPVAIPSTGDIRIGVPGSRAL